The segment GAGCGCCTCGCGCGCGGGGCCGCCGTCTTCGACGACCTGTACGCGGCGTTCCGGAAGTCTCGCGGGTGAACTCCGGTCTGCGTCCGCTGCTGGGGTACTTCCTGCGACTCGGGACCATCGGCTTCGGCGGCCCGATCGCGCTGGTGGGCTACATGCAGCGCGACCTGGTCGAGGCGCGCGGCTGGTTCACCGAGAAGGAGTACAAGGAGGGTCTCGCGCTCGCCCAGCTGGCGCCGGGACCCCTCGCCGCACAGCTCGCGATCTACCTGGGTTGGGTTCGCGG is part of the Gemmatimonadales bacterium genome and harbors:
- a CDS encoding chromate transporter, whose product is MNSGLRPLLGYFLRLGTIGFGGPIALVGYMQRDLVEARGWFTEKEYKEGLALAQLAPGPLAAQLAIYLGWVRG